DNA from Roseimicrobium sp. ORNL1:
CACGCTCGGCGCCCTGGGACTGACGATGCCCTACTTCAACTCGCTGCGCGCCATGGGCGCCGTGGACAAGAAGAAGGACGACAAGGCGTGCATCATGATTTTCAACCTGGGCGCTCCCAGCCAGATGGACACCTGGGACCCGAAGCCGGATGCCCCTCGAGAAGTGCGTGGTCCTTTCAAGGCCATCTCGACCAATGTGCCGGGCATCCAGCTCACGGAGATCTTCCCGCAGATGGCGAAGCTCGCGGACAAGTTTTCGCTGGTGCGCAGTGTGTATCACACGGCTGCAGCGGTGCATGACACCGGCCACCAGATGATGCAGACGGGCCGCCTTTTCACCGGTGGCATCAACACACCGCACGTCGGCTGCGCGCTGGAATTCCTGAAGGGACGCAAAAACGAGATGCCCGCGCATGTGATCCTGCCGGAGCCGATGGGTCCCACCGGTGGCAACATGCCGCACGGACAGGACGCGGGCTTCCTGGGCAAGACGTACGATCCCTTTGTGCTGAATGCGGATCCTTCGGCGAAGGATTTCAAGGTGCCGGATCTGCTGCCCCCGAGCGAGATCAGCGAAGTGCGCCTGGATCGCCGTCGCAGTCTGCGCCAGCTGGTGGATGATTCCGTGAAGAACTTCGAGGCCAGCGAGGCGGCGAAGCTGATGGATACGAATTTCAACGATGCGTATCGACTGATGACGAGCAGCACGGCGCGAGAGGCCTTTGACCTGACGCAGGAGAAGCCGGCGGTGCGCGAGCGTTATGGCATGAACCGCTTTGGCCAGTGCTGCCTGCTGGCGCGTCGTCTCGTGGAGCGCGGTGTGCGCTTCGTCACAGTGAACAGCTTCATCACCGTCTTCAATGAAATCACCTGGGACATCCACGGCAGCAAGCCCTTCACTAGTATCGAAGGCATGCGTGACCTCGTGGCGCCCATGTACGATCAAGGTTACAGCGCGCTCATCGAGGACCTGCATCAGCGCGGCATGCTGGATGGCACGCTGGTGTGCAATCTTGCTGAATTCGGCCGCACGCCGAAGGTGAATCCCGCCGGTGGCCGGGACCACTGGCCTGGAGTGTGGACCGTCGGCTTTGCCGGCGGTGGCGTGAAGGGCGGACGTGTGGTGGGCAAGAGCGACGAAATCGGCGCCTATCCCGCCGAGCGTGCCGTGACGCCCTCCAACGTGGTGGCGACCATCTATGAGGCCATGGGCATTGATCTGGAGACAGAGTTGCCCGGCCCGCAGAACCGTCCCTACCCCGTGGTGGATCGCGGGTTCGATCCCATCAAGGAGCTGTTCTAGCGCTCCGCGATTTCAAGAGGCCGCCCGGGCATCGTTGGCTCGGGCGGCATTAACATCTGTGCTGATAGATCTGAGTTTCTTCTCGTGATGCGATTGCATACGTCCATCTTCCAAGTTGCGCTGCTTGGCGCGGCTCTTCTTCACACAAGTCAGGCGTCCGCCGCGGAGGTCTCCTTCCGCAACCAGGTGCAGCCCATCCTGGCACGCTTCGGATGCTCCAGTGGGGCGTGCCATGGCGCTGCGGCGGGACAGGGAGGCTTCCGTCTTTCCCTGCGTGGCTACGATAATACGGGCGACTTCCTCAGCATCACCCGCTCCGCCCAGGGACGTCGCGTCACGCTGGAGGAACCTTCGCGCAGTTTGCTGCTGATGAAGGCGACCAAGGCGGTGCCACACAAGGGCGGTGAAAAGATCAAAGTCGACTGGCCGGAATATCAGATCCTCGCCGAGTGGATTGCCAACGGCGCGCCCGGTCCGCAAGAGAACGATGCGCGCATCCAGCGCATCGAAGTTTCTCCCGCACATGTGACGCTGAAGGCAGGAGCAGCGCAGCCGATCAAGGTGACGGCGTTCTTCAACAACGGGAAGAGCGAGGACGTCACGCGCTGGGCGAAATATACTGCTGGCAACACTTCCGTGGCCACGGTGGATGACGACGGCAAGGTGAAGGTGGTGGGCCGCGGCGAAGGCACGGTGACCGCGTGGTACCTGAGCCAGCTCGCGATTGCGACCATCTCAGTGCCTTATGAACAAGAGGTGCTGACGAAGGCGTTCGAGACTTTCAAACCGCGTAACGTGATCGATGAGCGCGTGAAGGAGAAGCTGGTGGAGCTGAACATTCCGCCCTCGGAACGCAGCACGGATTCGGAATTCATTCGTCGTGCGTTCCTGGATACCATCGGGATTCTGCCGACCTCCGAAGAGACGCGTGCCTTCCTCGCGGATGAGAAGGCAGACAAGCGGGATCGATTGATCGAGCGCCTGCTGCAGCGTCCGGAGTTCGTGGATTTCTGGAGCTACAAGTGGAGCGACCTGCTGCTGGTGAACAGCGACAAGCTACCAGTGCAGCCCATGTGGAGCTACTACCAGTGGATTCGCCGGAATGTGGAGCTGAACACTCCCTGGGATGTGATGGTGCGTGACCTGTTGACCTCCACGGGCAGCACTCTGGAAAATGGTGCGGGGAATTTCTTCACACTGCACGATGAACCCACACGCCTGGCGGAGACGGTTTCCACGGCGTTCCTTGGCATGTCCATCGCCTGCGCGAAGTGCCACAACCACCCGATGGAGAAGTGGACCAACGACCAGTACTTCGCCTTCGCGAATCTCTTCTCACGCGTGCGTGCGAAGAACGGCGGCGTGACGGATGAGCGCGTGATCTTCGCCGCGACAGAGGGTGACATCGTGCAACCTCTCACCGGGCGCGCGCAGACCCCCACCCCCCTGGATGCCAAGCCCGTGAGCCTGACCTCGACGAAGGATCGCCGCATCCCCCTGGCGGACTGGCTGACTGCGCCGGAGAATCCCTGGTTCGCGCGTGCCATCACCAATCGTGTGTGGAAGAACTTCTTCGCCACCGCGCTTGTCGAGTCCGTGGATGACCTGCGCATGACCAATCCGGCGAGCAATGAAAAGCTGCTGAGTGATGCCGCGGGATATCTGGCAAAGAACAAGTTCGACCTGAAGGCGCTCATGCGGCTCATCATGCAAAGCGAGACCTACCAGCGCAGCAGTGTGGCGTTGCCCGAGAACAAGGACGACACGCGCTTCTACTCGCGCTACTACCCGCGCCGTCTGATGGCGGAGGTGATGCTGGACTCCGTGAGCCAGGTGACGGCGGTGCCCACCAAGTTCAACATGGACAAGCGCAATGCGAACAAGGGCATCGGTGCCGCCTACCCCATGGGTTACCGCGCGATGCAGCTTCCTGATTCAAATACGGTGAGCTACTTCCTGAACAGTTTTGGCCGTCCGGATCGCGTGCAAACTTGTGACTGCGAGCGCACGAATGAGCCGAGCATGGCGCAGGCCTTGCACATCGCCAATGGCGACACGCTGAACCAGAAGCTCGGTGAGAAGGAGAATCGCGTGGCTACTTTGCTGGCCTCTGGCAAGGCGGACAACGACATCGTGAATGAAGCCTACCTGCTTTGTGTGAGCCGCCCTCCCACCGACAAGGAGCGCGCCAGCGTGCTCAAGGTGCTGGCCGATGCCAAGTCCCCTGAGGACCGTCGCCATGCATTGGAAGACGTGTTCTGGGGCCTGATGAGCTCCCGGGAATTCTTGTTCAATCACTGACCTAGACGCTCATGGCGACGCCTTAACGCGGGCGCTTTGCCACCTTCAATTTCAGTTCGCCAATTCAGACACCGGGGTTTCTCATGATGCACCTCTTTAAACATCGCGCCGCTGCGCCACTGGCTCTGCTCACGGCATGCGCCTGCACTGCGCAGATCCATGCCGCATCCACCGCAGCGCCCGTGGATTTCGACGCCAAGATTGCTCCTCTGTTCCAAGAGCATTGTGTGGACTGCCATGCGGCGGATGATCCGGATGGTGAGTTCGCGCTGGATACTTTTGCTGCATTGATGAAGGGCGGCAAAGGAGGCAAGGCCATTACGCCGGGCAATGCGCAGGAGTCCCTGCTGGTAAAGTTTCTGGAAGGCCGCAGTGGTGTGGAAGGCAAGAACCAGTTCATGCCACCGGGGAAGAAGGAACATCTGAAGCCCGACGAGATCGCGATGATCCGCCAATGGATTGATGGAGGTGCGCTGCCACCCGCGACA
Protein-coding regions in this window:
- a CDS encoding DUF1553 domain-containing protein — translated: MRLHTSIFQVALLGAALLHTSQASAAEVSFRNQVQPILARFGCSSGACHGAAAGQGGFRLSLRGYDNTGDFLSITRSAQGRRVTLEEPSRSLLLMKATKAVPHKGGEKIKVDWPEYQILAEWIANGAPGPQENDARIQRIEVSPAHVTLKAGAAQPIKVTAFFNNGKSEDVTRWAKYTAGNTSVATVDDDGKVKVVGRGEGTVTAWYLSQLAIATISVPYEQEVLTKAFETFKPRNVIDERVKEKLVELNIPPSERSTDSEFIRRAFLDTIGILPTSEETRAFLADEKADKRDRLIERLLQRPEFVDFWSYKWSDLLLVNSDKLPVQPMWSYYQWIRRNVELNTPWDVMVRDLLTSTGSTLENGAGNFFTLHDEPTRLAETVSTAFLGMSIACAKCHNHPMEKWTNDQYFAFANLFSRVRAKNGGVTDERVIFAATEGDIVQPLTGRAQTPTPLDAKPVSLTSTKDRRIPLADWLTAPENPWFARAITNRVWKNFFATALVESVDDLRMTNPASNEKLLSDAAGYLAKNKFDLKALMRLIMQSETYQRSSVALPENKDDTRFYSRYYPRRLMAEVMLDSVSQVTAVPTKFNMDKRNANKGIGAAYPMGYRAMQLPDSNTVSYFLNSFGRPDRVQTCDCERTNEPSMAQALHIANGDTLNQKLGEKENRVATLLASGKADNDIVNEAYLLCVSRPPTDKERASVLKVLADAKSPEDRRHALEDVFWGLMSSREFLFNH
- a CDS encoding DUF1501 domain-containing protein, coding for MFKFSGKGSITTCDGVSRRDFLQAGTLGALGLTMPYFNSLRAMGAVDKKKDDKACIMIFNLGAPSQMDTWDPKPDAPREVRGPFKAISTNVPGIQLTEIFPQMAKLADKFSLVRSVYHTAAAVHDTGHQMMQTGRLFTGGINTPHVGCALEFLKGRKNEMPAHVILPEPMGPTGGNMPHGQDAGFLGKTYDPFVLNADPSAKDFKVPDLLPPSEISEVRLDRRRSLRQLVDDSVKNFEASEAAKLMDTNFNDAYRLMTSSTAREAFDLTQEKPAVRERYGMNRFGQCCLLARRLVERGVRFVTVNSFITVFNEITWDIHGSKPFTSIEGMRDLVAPMYDQGYSALIEDLHQRGMLDGTLVCNLAEFGRTPKVNPAGGRDHWPGVWTVGFAGGGVKGGRVVGKSDEIGAYPAERAVTPSNVVATIYEAMGIDLETELPGPQNRPYPVVDRGFDPIKELF